A window from Enterocloster bolteae encodes these proteins:
- a CDS encoding ABC transporter permease — protein MSTLKKTENNLGQDEKVRSLWKQSVIQFKHNRLAVVGLVIIVLFIVTILTTLAVDQITNYSFYNEYILKQDLSLRLAKPSLAHPFGCDEFGRDLLLRILWGTKLSFAIGVVAIALSVIMGAPFGMIAAFYGGKTDNAIMRVMDVLLAVPYMLLAMAIVAALGTSTFNLLLALAVSGIAKYARIARAAVLTVKDSEFVEAARAVGASDGTILFQYILPNALAPILVQVSLGIGDSILAVAGLSYLGLGVQPPQPEWGAILTTARTYMRDAWHISVFPGLFLILAVIAFNLFGDGLRDALDPKLKR, from the coding sequence ATGAGCACATTAAAGAAAACAGAGAACAATTTGGGACAGGATGAAAAGGTCCGTTCCCTGTGGAAGCAGTCGGTGATTCAGTTCAAGCACAACCGGCTGGCCGTGGTGGGCCTGGTCATCATTGTCTTATTCATCGTTACGATTCTTACCACGCTGGCTGTTGACCAGATTACAAACTATTCTTTTTATAACGAGTATATCCTAAAGCAGGACCTTTCGCTGCGTCTGGCAAAGCCCAGCCTGGCCCATCCCTTTGGATGCGACGAGTTTGGCAGGGATCTTCTTCTGCGCATTCTGTGGGGAACCAAGCTTTCATTTGCCATCGGCGTGGTGGCCATTGCACTGTCCGTGATCATGGGAGCCCCCTTCGGCATGATAGCCGCGTTTTACGGGGGCAAGACCGACAACGCCATCATGCGCGTCATGGATGTGCTGCTGGCAGTGCCCTACATGCTGTTGGCCATGGCCATTGTGGCGGCCCTGGGAACCAGCACCTTTAACCTGCTTCTGGCTCTGGCCGTGTCCGGTATTGCAAAATACGCCAGAATCGCCAGGGCAGCAGTGCTTACGGTAAAGGACAGTGAATTTGTGGAGGCGGCCCGGGCCGTGGGCGCGTCGGACGGCACCATTTTGTTCCAGTACATACTGCCCAATGCCCTTGCCCCGATTCTGGTGCAGGTATCCCTGGGAATCGGTGATTCCATTCTGGCAGTTGCGGGCCTGTCCTATCTGGGACTGGGCGTACAGCCGCCCCAGCCTGAGTGGGGGGCAATCCTCACCACTGCAAGGACTTATATGAGGGATGCATGGCATATATCCGTGTTTCCGGGACTGTTCTTAATCCTGGCTGTCATAGCCTTTAACCTGTTTGGGGACGGCCTGCGGGATGCCCTTGATCCAAAGCTGAAACGATAA
- a CDS encoding ABC transporter ATP-binding protein — MSHILEIKDLQVQYHTEDGTVYALNHVDLELDDGETLGLVGETGAGKTTLAKSIMRLIPDPPGKIEGGVIEFEGRDLLKASGAEIRAVRGNQISMIFQDPMSSLNPVVRVGEQIAEVIRVHEKCTKKEAEEKAMEMLETVGIPAERAGDFPHQFSGGMKQRVVIAIALACNPKVLIADEPTTALDVTIQAQVLEMMRRLKDKYHTATLLITHDLGVVAQMCEKVAIIYAGEVVESGAVLDIYKHTLHPYTEGLLGAIPQVHLHVHRLSPIDGLMPDPMAQRTGCPFADRCKYAFERCRVEHPRFIDAGNGHRVRCFKVENELRKGAGE; from the coding sequence TTGAGTCATATATTAGAAATCAAAGATTTACAGGTACAATACCATACAGAGGATGGGACCGTGTACGCCCTTAACCACGTTGACCTGGAGCTGGACGATGGTGAGACCCTGGGTCTCGTAGGCGAGACAGGGGCGGGAAAAACCACGCTGGCCAAGAGCATCATGCGCCTGATTCCCGATCCTCCCGGCAAGATCGAGGGCGGGGTCATTGAATTTGAGGGCAGGGACCTTTTAAAGGCCAGCGGCGCTGAGATACGCGCGGTCAGGGGCAACCAGATATCCATGATTTTCCAGGATCCCATGTCATCCCTGAATCCTGTGGTCAGGGTAGGGGAGCAGATAGCGGAGGTAATCCGTGTCCACGAAAAATGCACCAAGAAGGAAGCCGAAGAAAAGGCCATGGAGATGTTAGAGACAGTGGGCATCCCGGCTGAGAGGGCAGGGGATTTCCCACACCAGTTTTCAGGCGGCATGAAGCAGAGGGTGGTCATAGCCATAGCCCTGGCCTGCAACCCAAAGGTGCTCATTGCGGACGAGCCCACAACGGCGCTGGACGTGACCATCCAGGCCCAGGTGCTGGAGATGATGAGGCGCCTTAAGGATAAATACCATACGGCCACGCTGCTGATCACCCACGATTTAGGGGTGGTTGCCCAGATGTGTGAGAAGGTGGCCATCATATACGCGGGGGAGGTAGTGGAGAGCGGTGCTGTCCTGGATATCTATAAGCATACCCTGCATCCCTACACCGAGGGACTGCTGGGAGCCATTCCCCAGGTACACCTGCATGTACACAGGCTCAGTCCCATTGACGGCCTGATGCCGGATCCCATGGCGCAGAGGACGGGGTGTCCCTTTGCAGACCGGTGCAAATATGCATTTGAGCGGTGCCGCGTAGAGCATCCGCGGTTCATAGATGCCGGGAACGGCCACAGAGTGCGCTGTTTCAAGGTAGAGAATGAGTTGAGGAAGGGGGCTGGGGAGTGA
- a CDS encoding ABC transporter ATP-binding protein, with protein sequence MEHKGLLEVRNLKKYFDTNRGPLQAVDNISFSIEKGRTLGVVGESGCGKSTLGRTILRLQEPTSGEIWFNGEDIVKYDKKQVKALRSKMQIIFQDPYSSLNPRMTVSQAIEAPLVLQGIYKKNDREGLQKKVREMMDLVGLAYRFANSYPHELDGGRRQRIGIARALALNPEFVVCDEPVSALDVSIQAQVLNLMQDLQEQMGLTYLFITHDLSVVKHLSDDIVVMYLGQLVERAKPDELFEHPLHPYTQALLSAIPIPDPTIKMEREILNGELSSPINMGDGCRFAKRCPKATPECTRPIREVEASPGHFVSCHLLCKENQAGS encoded by the coding sequence ATGGAACACAAGGGACTGTTAGAAGTAAGAAATCTTAAGAAGTATTTTGATACAAACCGAGGACCCCTTCAGGCTGTGGACAACATATCCTTTTCCATTGAAAAGGGCAGAACACTGGGCGTGGTAGGGGAGTCTGGCTGCGGCAAGTCCACCCTGGGCCGCACCATACTGAGGCTTCAGGAGCCCACATCCGGGGAAATCTGGTTTAATGGGGAGGATATTGTCAAGTACGACAAGAAGCAGGTAAAGGCACTGCGGTCCAAGATGCAGATTATTTTCCAGGACCCCTATTCTTCCCTGAATCCGCGTATGACGGTGAGCCAGGCCATAGAGGCACCCCTGGTGCTTCAGGGCATTTATAAGAAAAATGACAGGGAAGGCCTTCAGAAAAAGGTCAGGGAGATGATGGATCTGGTAGGTCTGGCATACCGTTTTGCCAACTCCTATCCCCATGAGCTGGACGGCGGGCGCAGGCAGAGAATCGGTATTGCCAGAGCCCTGGCTCTGAATCCGGAATTTGTTGTCTGCGACGAGCCGGTCTCGGCCCTGGATGTGTCCATACAGGCCCAGGTACTGAATCTGATGCAGGATCTTCAGGAGCAGATGGGGCTTACATATCTGTTCATCACACATGACCTTTCGGTGGTAAAGCATCTTTCCGACGACATTGTGGTTATGTATCTGGGACAGCTGGTGGAGAGGGCCAAGCCGGATGAACTGTTTGAACATCCGCTGCATCCCTATACCCAGGCGCTCCTGTCAGCCATTCCCATCCCGGATCCGACCATTAAGATGGAGCGGGAGATATTAAACGGGGAGCTTAGCTCGCCCATCAATATGGGGGATGGATGCAGGTTTGCAAAGCGGTGTCCAAAGGCAACCCCGGAATGCACCCGTCCCATCCGTGAGGTTGAGGCTTCGCCGGGACATTTTGTATCGTGTCATCTTCTCTGCAAAGAAAACCAGGCAGGGAGTTGA